The region GGTGGCCAAGGTCTTATTGTTGGTGGCGCCGTATAGAATGTCGTGAAAACGGCAGTCGGCCTCGACGATTTTCGCCGTATCGCCTTTATCGATGTATTCGCCGATTTCCACCAGCATTCTCTCCAGATGCTCCAGGTCATCCTCGCCGATTCGTTCGGCCGCCAGGCCGGCTGCGAGCACTTCAAGGGCGGAACGGATCTCGAACACCTCGTTGATATCGCGGATGGATATATCGGCTACGTAGGTGCCGCGGCGGGGCGCCATAACCACAAACCCTTCCTGCTCTAGCTTGCGGATTGCCTCGCGGACGGGGGTTCGGCTCACCCTGAGCTGCTCGGCCAACTGGTTCTCCATCAGGCGCTCTCCCGGCTGCAGCAGGCCGCTGGTAATGGCGTTGCGCAGGACATCGAAAACCACTTCGCGGAGCGGTTTGTAATTGTCGAGATGGATAGGCGACATGCTGCCCATGGGCTTGTTTCCTCCTGGCGGTTGCGTTGGCTATACAGAAAAATACACAGATATAAAATATCATAGTTTTTTATCTGCGGTCAATTATTTTTACCGCGTAGCCGCCGCCGAACGCCATCTGTCCGTTAATCAAGAGAGGAGTTATAAAAACTACAATAATTATAGCAATTAGAATTGCGGTATATTGGTCAGACCGGCGGCAGGCAAAGCCCTTAGCGGCAGCGATTGACCCGTAACCCGTCCGGCGGGTATTTATAAATATTAGAATGCAGCCGGGTAGAACTCGCCGCCAAGCCTTGAAAACAGTGGATCGACTTGTTGGCACGCTATTTGCATGATATTGAGGCATGGTTTACTACTGTAGTGGGGAGGGGTATTTGCGATGAAGAGAGGTCAATGGTGCGAACATCTCGAAAAGACATCGAAGTATACCACGATAGGGTACGATTTCGACGACCGGAAGCTGACGCTGAGGGTGCAGACGTGGTTATGCCCCGAATGCGGGGTGCATGGCGCTCACAGC is a window of Selenomonadales bacterium 4137-cl DNA encoding:
- a CDS encoding GntR family transcriptional regulator produces the protein MGSMSPIHLDNYKPLREVVFDVLRNAITSGLLQPGERLMENQLAEQLRVSRTPVREAIRKLEQEGFVVMAPRRGTYVADISIRDINEVFEIRSALEVLAAGLAAERIGEDDLEHLERMLVEIGEYIDKGDTAKIVEADCRFHDILYGATNNKTLATIISNLREKLTVFRTISYGYPGRAKRSLEEHRRIVEALARRNATLAQQLARKHIDNAEQTLLLHIGEKNQERRKVEE